agattCTGTGAAATGTCACTGAACTAGCCTAATCATATTTGGTTTTacataaggtaaaaaaaaaggtaaaaaaaaaaaaactttttcaaaatCAGTTAGATTTGTAAGCTCAACATCAATGCAGTTGATGTAAAAGGACCACCACAATGACTGTGGATTGTGGTTATAGCTGAAGGCTTTTGTATAGGACTGTAAAAGTGcagtcttttaaaaatgtactcaagCTAATTTTATTTCATGCCATGTTAGTTTGCATGCAATGTGCAATGCGATATCCTGTGCATTTCCTGGAAAGGTCTTTTGAATGACTGATTGGATTGATTGACATTATACTCACCCCTACAGCTACAATGCAAAGTATAATTTTGGCCAGGCTGAAGAGAGACAGGCCGAGCACAGCCCAGGGAACAGAAAATTCTACTACAGCAGGACAGGACATGTTAGTGACCATGGTGGTAGGATAAACTGTCCTCACATGTACACATtctaaaaaagtaaaagaaacattatttgaTTAATCAGATCCCTGTTAGTGCTTTGTTTTCCGGGGTCACATAAAACATGCTTGGCATACTGTCACAAACATTACAAGAAAAGATTTAAAAATTCACACACATGCATGTACAGAAGTTAGGAAGAAATACAGTTTGataatattatgataataatacTAGAAATATCTGATTGTTTCAAAGTAAGACAACAGTATGTGGACTTGagcctaaggggctgttcacactgaatgcatttttgcatctgcCTGggctgttttttaattattttcctaTTTAAAAACTAGAATCTGGACGTCTTTAACCTTTGAGTCACATCTTGCTATTTTTTTAGTGCTTCATGCAGAAGCACCAGAATTTTTAGACGCTTTGATGcaccttgagacacctgcattctgctctattTGTGGCGATGTGTCTAGTTTTTTAACGCAAGGgagtgttcagtgtgaacagaccCTAAGTCTAAAATTAGCTAAATTTGAACATCAAAAATACTCATAAAACTTTTCATAAATGCCGCGTGATGGTTGCTCAGTGGTAACAAATTAGATGCTAACAGGTGTGCCAGACaagtcttaaaggtgctgtaagtttttttaatatattgtgcATAAATTGTCCCCATgctctgacagatatcactgaaattgaTGTCCTAAAAATTATACCTGACTCTGTGACAGCCCTGAGTTCGGTAAACAGCCAAAAAGAGTGAGGGGGCggctttaatttttattttttttttgccaatcagAAAACTACCCAATCAGAAACCATTCTGTCCGTAAATTATTTTGCATGTGCAGGATTGCCGATGCTGACATTGGGTTGGCTGTCATGTTTTTAGAGGACAGTATTTTTAACAAAGGGTGGTTGAAATTAGCAAAGTAGCTGAAATATGTCACCCTTAGAAATGCTGTTTAAAAGGGTTTAGCTTTCCAACTGCTTTGggacattcctttaataaaagtACCAGTACTACTGTGTATAAGGAAATTCTAGTGAACTTGGTGGCTCCTGCACAAGGGATGTAGAAGTTGTTTTGTCAACGCAATCTCAAAAGGAAATGAAACTCTAGCTACTTTTATCCTGCACCACCAAAAAGCCACTCTTGGTCCATATTTAAATGACATATCAGTCTGGTGCCATATTGGAGTCTTTTCAGAGGATTTTATTCCTGTACCCAAAGCTTAAATAAAAGAATATAATGTAACTAAATTAATTGTGACTGTACATTTATctgatttttatgtttgtttttcttatATATTGTTTAGAAGTGGTTAGAGTAGGAGTGTAGTTAGGGACTCAAACTATcgatattatattaaaatgtaaccatacttatatatttaaaatataaatattatataacatataGCAGACAAAACACATACATGACAATGTCTGAAGGTGAGATTCGAAAACGTAACAAGCTTGATGTTTTCATTGTGCAGGATAAAAGTGATGTTTGTAGTGCTGGTTGGAGCTTGATTTACCTGAGATATTCAACCTAATTAAAGATGCTTGATTTCGACCCCCAACATCTGCCGCAAGGTAGCACTCATACACTCCAGAGTCTGAAGGCATCACATTATGTAACTCCAGGGACTCTTTCCCTTTCAGAGACACAGAAGTTAACATGTAATAGTGCGTAATATTGTGATTTTTCTTCTTGATGATAGGAGTGTCCTACAGAAAAGAAAGATATGGTAGTGTAAGGGGATTTTGTAGCTGTGTTTACTGTGGACAGAGGCAGGTCAAATGTTACACTTCCTGAATGACTTGCCACTGAGGTGCATGGGCTTCCACTCTTCAAAGGAAATGTATTGctgtttaaccatgatattctaAAATAATAACTTTATATGCTTTCCTTCATATTACTTTTTAAACCTTTGGTACAAAAATTGTGATCTTTAAAAGTGCAACTCTGTGTCTATTTCAAAATCTCACTCAAAAACATGTCAGTAGCAACATACCGGTGCtccgtgtgtgtttttttttctccaaatggCATAACGGTACTTGTCTGTTTGGTCAGTAGCTTTACAGGGAAGTATGATTTCATCATTACATTTTCCCTCAATAGAATCCATGCCCTCCAATATCTCACAGTGTAATGCTGCAGTTACAAACAACAGGAATGCTGCAAACAGAAAGCAACACAAAATATTGAGTAATCATGACAACATAAAATAACTTTCTGCCCAATCCCTCTAAA
This sequence is a window from Myxocyprinus asiaticus isolate MX2 ecotype Aquarium Trade chromosome 33, UBuf_Myxa_2, whole genome shotgun sequence. Protein-coding genes within it:
- the LOC127424264 gene encoding uncharacterized protein LOC127424264 isoform X1 codes for the protein MRNRRILAFLLFVTAALHCEILEGMDSIEGKCNDEIILPCKATDQTDKYRYAIWRKKNTHGAPDTPIIKKKNHNITHYYMLTSVSLKGKESLELHNVMPSDSGVYECYLAADVGGRNQASLIRLNISECVHVRTVYPTTMVTNMSCPAVVEFSVPWAVLGLSLFSLAKIILCIVAVGVEEGSDVLTGLLLKDLNKNITTLFKFVKHSY
- the LOC127424264 gene encoding uncharacterized protein LOC127424264 isoform X2; translation: MRNRRILAFLLFVTAALHCEILEGMDSIEGKCNDEIILPCKATDQTDKYRYAIWRKKNTHGAPDTPIIKKKNHNITHYYMLTSVSLKGKESLELHNVMPSDSGVYECYLAADVGGRNQASLIRLNISECVHVRTVYPTTMVTNMSCPAVVEFSVPWAVLGLSLFSLAKIILCIVAVGVCDQVIFKRLRRKQDVRGSKRETSSCKD